A single region of the Penaeus monodon isolate SGIC_2016 chromosome 18, NSTDA_Pmon_1, whole genome shotgun sequence genome encodes:
- the LOC119584591 gene encoding ligand of Numb protein X 2-like, producing MVGVYEVGKWGWSGRAAVSERNKKVNIHVISDGITRLPILEGEISHIEIPRAHNPLGITIVGGADTPLRCVVVQEVFPDGLVAQDGRLQPGDQIIEVDGVDMTSATHQAVCQSLRRPQAVLRLGVYRERIEAYRTASPQSSTGAPHQGEMVAVTLRKESSRQLGLKLGGRRTEPGIFVMEVLDGSVAAHDGRLHPHDRILAINGVDVRYARLDHASRLIQQSAAHVGLVVSRGAVAFVSACDAPSPECPRPPSAAWRSPSATPDADCRASLDRASASDSGCGAMEYGRSPSCDSLSDHSLVSSMMSSPGARLPSESGGGGGSPPRGGSPATSSPGYCTSDTDDIEPHPSHPPMPPAPHPHALPPHHLQQQPPPHQHRPHPQPPPEAAHYPHPEAAPAAPRAARPPDDAATIMAGLKRATHPQSQQLQQKNVSIKKATNESLGMRIGGGVSSNEGDTPIYIANINPQGPVGRCRTIKKGDVLLSVNGQSLLGLTHGQAVALLKATAELAGVTLSLLEGPETSLGTANFVPSWLYWQKLPRSLHISKSVVLHRAPGASLGFSIVGGSDPQRGPEPIHVLFVVQSSPAAVDGKLRCGDRLLSVDGHTLEMVRHSAAVSLLKQAGQRVHLEVVSWLGTEL from the exons GCATCACCCGGCTGCCCATCCTGGAAGGGGAAATATCGCACATTGAGATCCCCCGCGCCCATAACCCGCTGGGAATCACCATCGTGGGCGGCGCGGACACTCCTCTG cgCTGCGTGGTGGTGCAGGAGGTGTTTCCTGATGGCCTCGTGGCGCAAGATGGCCGCCTGCAGCCCGGAGACCAGATCATCGAGGTGGACGGCGTGGACATGACGTCAGCCACTCACCaggctgtctgtcagtctctcagACGCCCTCAGGCTGTGCTCAGACTGGGAGTCTACCGGGAGAGGATCGAGGCTTACCGGACCGCGTCGCCCCAGTCCTCGACCGGGGCGCCGCATCAGG GCGAGATGGTGGCCGTGACGCTGCGCAAGGAGAGCAGCCGGCAGCTGGGCCTGAAGCTGGGCGGCCGCCGCACGGAGCCGGGCATCTTCGTGATGGAGGTCCTGGACGGGTCGGTGGCCGCGCACGACGGCCGCCTGCATCCGCACGACCGCATCCTGGCCATCAACGGCGTCGACGTCCGCTACGCGCGCCTCGACCACGCCTCGCGCCTCATCCAGCAGAGCGCCGCGCACGTCGGCCTCGTCGTCAGCCGCGGCGCCGTCGCCTTCGTGTCCGCGTGCGACGCGCCCTCGCCCGAGTGCCCGCGCCCGCCGTCGGCCGCCTGGCGCTCGCCCTCCGCCACGCCCGACGCCGACTGCCGCGCCTCCCTCGACCGCGCCAGCGCCAGCGACAGCGGCTGCGGCGCCATGGAGTACGGCCGCTCGCCGTCGTGCGACTCGCTCAGCGACCACAGCCTCGTGTCGTCCATGATGTCGTCGCCGGGCGCGCGCCTCCCGTCGgagagcggcggcggcggtggctcCCCCCCGCGCGGCGGCTCCCCCGCCACCTCCTCGCCCGGCTACTGCACCTCCGACACCGACGACATCGAGCCGCACCCCAGCCACCCGCCCATGCCGCCCGCGCCGCACCCGCACGCCCTCCCGCCGCACCACCTCCAGCAGCAGCCGCCCCCGCACCAGCACCGGCCGCACCCGCAGCCCCCGCCCGAGGCCGCCCACTACCCCCACCCG GAGGCGGCGCCCGCGGCCCCccgcgccgcccgcccgcccgacgACGCCGCCACCATCATGGCCGGCCTCAAGCGCGCCACGCACCCGCAGAGCCAGCAGCTGCAGCAGAAGAACGTCTCCATAAAGAAG GCGACCAATGAGAGCCTGGGCATGCGCATCGGAGGGGGCGTGTCCAGCAACGAAGGAGACACGCCCATCTACATCGCCAACATCAACCCTCAGGGACCCGTGGGCAGATGTAGGACTATTAAG AAGGGCGACGTGCTGCTGTCGGTGAACGGGCAGTCGCTGCTCGGGCTGACCCACGGGCAGGCCGTGGCGCTCCTGAAGGCCACGGCGGAGCTGGCGGGCGTGACCCTGTCGCTGCTGGAGGGCCCCGAGACGTCCCTGGGCACCGCCAACTTCGTGCCGTCGTGGCTGTACTGGCAGAAGCTGCCCCGCTCGCTGCACATCTCCAAGAGCGTGGTGCTGCACCGCGCGCCGGGCGCCTCGCTGGGCTTCAGCATCGTGGGCGGCTCCGACCCGCAGCGGGGGCCGGAGCCCATCCACGTGCTGTTCGTGGTGCAGTCGTCGCCGGCGGCGGTGGACGGCAAGCTGCGCTGCGGCGACCGCCTGCTGTCGGTGGACGGCCACACGCTCGAGATGGTGCGCCACTCGGCCGCCGTCAGCCTCCTCAAGCAGGCGGGCCAGAGGGTCCACCTCGAGGTCGTGTCGTGGCTCGGCACGGAGCTCTGA